A stretch of the Microcella sp. genome encodes the following:
- a CDS encoding M20/M25/M40 family metallo-hydrolase, with protein sequence MTDAAADARAIERLRVLVRIPTISRPTTGPGPRADRDAFEQFIAELPTQYPRVHDALTVERHGTDPEGDVPYSLLYRWRGSDPSGASSPTVLMAHYDVVPATDEGWTHPAFAAEVLEHEGEQVVWGRGAIDNKGSLVALLEAVDRLLEAGFTPRHDVLLVFGHDEEVAGTGAQAIVAALREQSIRPSLVVDEGGAIVRDVFPGLDEPAALIGVTEKGITTLTLRVEQQGGHASSPPPFAATERLARAILRLNGSPAKARLDPTMRAMIRTLGARTKQPLRFVFGHVDAFAPLLTRVLLRRGAETTALLRTTRAVTELRAGHAANALPEHAEATVNMRIAPGSSVAEAVDEVRRAIDDDLVLIDVLLPSEPSPVSPSSGPEWNDLVAAIDERVPGLLVSPYVMMQASDSRFFTAISDHVYRFAPFRLSAAERACLHAKNERIRISSFLEGIAIYEALVRRR encoded by the coding sequence ATGACGGATGCTGCCGCCGATGCCCGCGCGATCGAGCGGTTGCGCGTGCTCGTGCGCATCCCCACCATTTCTCGCCCGACGACCGGCCCCGGCCCGCGCGCCGATCGGGACGCGTTCGAGCAGTTCATCGCCGAGCTACCCACGCAGTACCCCCGCGTGCACGACGCCCTGACCGTCGAGCGCCACGGCACCGACCCCGAAGGCGACGTGCCCTACTCGCTGCTCTACCGCTGGCGCGGCAGCGATCCTTCCGGTGCGAGCTCGCCGACCGTGCTCATGGCGCACTACGACGTCGTGCCGGCGACCGATGAAGGTTGGACCCACCCCGCGTTCGCGGCGGAGGTGCTTGAGCACGAGGGCGAGCAGGTGGTCTGGGGCCGCGGAGCGATCGACAACAAGGGCTCGCTCGTCGCTCTGCTCGAAGCGGTCGACCGGCTGCTCGAGGCCGGCTTCACGCCGCGGCACGATGTGCTGCTCGTGTTCGGCCACGACGAAGAAGTCGCGGGCACCGGTGCGCAGGCGATCGTGGCGGCGCTGCGTGAGCAGAGCATCCGCCCTTCCCTCGTCGTCGATGAGGGCGGCGCGATCGTGCGCGACGTGTTTCCGGGGCTCGACGAGCCGGCCGCGCTCATCGGCGTGACCGAGAAGGGCATCACGACGCTCACGCTGCGCGTCGAGCAGCAGGGCGGTCACGCCTCGAGCCCGCCGCCGTTCGCGGCGACCGAGCGCCTGGCTCGCGCCATTCTGCGGCTCAACGGTTCACCGGCGAAAGCGCGGCTCGACCCGACCATGCGGGCGATGATCCGCACGCTCGGCGCGCGCACGAAGCAGCCCCTGCGCTTCGTGTTCGGGCACGTCGACGCCTTCGCGCCGCTGCTCACGCGCGTGCTGCTGCGGCGCGGTGCCGAGACGACTGCCCTGCTGCGCACGACCCGAGCCGTCACCGAACTGCGGGCCGGGCATGCCGCCAACGCGCTGCCCGAGCACGCCGAAGCGACCGTCAACATGCGCATCGCCCCCGGGTCGAGCGTGGCCGAAGCGGTCGACGAGGTGCGGCGCGCAATCGACGACGACCTGGTGCTCATCGATGTGCTGCTGCCGAGCGAGCCCTCCCCCGTCTCCCCCTCGTCAGGGCCCGAGTGGAACGACCTCGTCGCGGCGATCGACGAACGTGTGCCCGGCCTGCTCGTGAGCCCCTACGTGATGATGCAGGCGAGCGACTCGCGCTTCTTCACCGCAATCAGTGATCACGTCTATCGCTTCGCGCCCTTCAGACTCAGCGCGGCAGAGCGCGCGTGCCTGCACGCCAAGAACGAGCGCATCCGCATCTCGTCGTTCCTCGAGGGCATCGCGATCTACGAAGCACTTGTGCGGCGTCGCTGA
- a CDS encoding glycerophosphodiester phosphodiesterase, which yields MPLTRTIDRPRRYSVRRSAAAFTATLALVAVLTFDHTAATVHAAQPLGSFGLNDGVPLTVAHRGDPAAAPENTLPAFEAALRSGAQVLELDLQATADGHAVLFHDDLLDRTTNGSGPIADRTLAELQALDAGSWYGSAWAGTGIPTFTEFLPLLQSSNARALIEFKGVWTPDELRPVVAAIYRAGVQDRVVLASFETPTLLDLWREAPSLPRAIIVRRLPDDPVAFAAAHGASTVVTSLRSFQVEPEAAERLRAAGLTIIVYTLNRADLWQQAVDLGVDGVVTDAPRRLAQVHAAARG from the coding sequence ATGCCCCTGACGCGCACGATCGACCGACCTCGTCGATACTCAGTGCGCCGCAGCGCGGCCGCCTTCACCGCCACCCTGGCCCTCGTGGCCGTTCTCACCTTCGACCACACGGCGGCCACCGTGCACGCCGCGCAGCCGCTCGGCTCGTTCGGGCTCAACGACGGAGTGCCGCTCACGGTCGCCCACCGCGGCGACCCGGCCGCGGCCCCCGAGAACACCCTGCCGGCCTTCGAGGCCGCACTGCGCAGCGGAGCCCAGGTGCTCGAACTAGACCTGCAGGCGACAGCCGATGGCCACGCGGTGCTCTTTCACGATGACCTACTCGACCGCACCACGAACGGCAGCGGCCCGATCGCCGACCGCACGCTCGCCGAGCTGCAGGCTCTCGACGCGGGCAGCTGGTACGGCAGCGCGTGGGCGGGCACGGGCATCCCGACCTTCACCGAGTTTCTGCCGCTGCTGCAGTCGTCGAACGCGCGCGCGCTCATCGAGTTCAAAGGCGTCTGGACCCCCGATGAGCTGCGCCCCGTCGTCGCCGCCATCTACCGCGCCGGCGTGCAAGACCGCGTCGTGCTCGCGAGCTTCGAGACGCCGACGCTGCTCGACCTGTGGCGTGAGGCCCCGTCATTACCGCGCGCGATCATTGTGCGGCGACTGCCCGACGACCCCGTGGCCTTCGCGGCCGCGCACGGGGCGTCAACGGTGGTGACGAGCCTGCGGTCGTTTCAGGTCGAGCCAGAGGCCGCCGAGCGCCTGCGCGCCGCGGGCCTCACCATCATCGTCTACACGCTCAACCGCGCCGACCTCTGGCAGCAGGCGGTCGATCTCGGCGTCGACGGCGTGGTGACGGATGCTCCCCGCCGGCTCGCGCAGGTGCACGCCGCGGCGCGCGGGTAG
- a CDS encoding SDR family oxidoreductase, translating into MKMLVTGATGYIGGRLVPRLLDAGHEVRVFVRDPVRLRDVPWAGDVEVEVGDLSRSADVERAVAGIDVLYYLVHSMSSAGDFERTERQVASTVARAAAAAKVGRIVYLGGLHPDGPLSAHLRSRKEVGDILMASGVPTAALQAGVVIGSGSASFEMIRHLTEVLPYMPAPKWVRNFIQPIAVRDVLHYLVTAATLPADVNRAFDIGGPDVLRYGQMMNGYAVEAGLKQRPIASLPVLTPYLASQWVNLVTPIPRALAVPIISSLQYDAVRSEHDIDDYIEPPAAGLTGYRLAVRYALAKMREGEVETSWQNSTVQGAPSDLLPSDPEWSGHTVFTDRQEAESSAPPEALWRVVEGIGGDNGWYSLPVAWAARGWLDKLVGGVGLRRGRRDPDRLAQGEALDFWRVERLERGRFLRLRAEMKLPGRAWLEFTVEKRPGGRSRLVQRAIFFPSGLGGRLYWAAVFPFHGIIFSGMARSIAATAATTRGRSLGGSRAANDVQVTER; encoded by the coding sequence ATGAAGATGCTCGTGACCGGGGCGACCGGCTACATCGGCGGGCGCCTGGTGCCGCGCCTGCTCGATGCCGGCCACGAGGTGCGCGTATTCGTGCGCGACCCGGTGCGGTTGCGCGACGTGCCGTGGGCGGGTGACGTCGAGGTCGAGGTGGGTGACCTGAGTCGCTCCGCCGACGTCGAGCGCGCAGTCGCCGGAATCGATGTTCTGTACTACCTCGTGCACTCGATGAGTAGCGCGGGCGACTTCGAGCGCACCGAGCGGCAGGTGGCCTCGACGGTGGCGCGCGCCGCGGCCGCGGCGAAGGTGGGCCGCATTGTCTACCTCGGCGGCCTGCACCCCGACGGCCCGCTCTCGGCCCACTTGCGCAGCCGCAAAGAGGTCGGCGACATTCTCATGGCGAGCGGCGTGCCGACGGCGGCGCTGCAGGCCGGAGTAGTGATCGGTTCGGGCTCGGCGAGCTTCGAGATGATCCGGCACCTGACCGAGGTGCTGCCGTACATGCCGGCCCCGAAATGGGTGCGCAATTTCATTCAGCCGATCGCGGTGCGGGATGTTCTCCACTACCTGGTCACAGCCGCCACTTTGCCGGCCGACGTCAACCGGGCCTTCGATATCGGAGGCCCCGATGTGCTGCGCTACGGGCAGATGATGAACGGCTACGCAGTGGAGGCCGGCCTCAAGCAGCGCCCCATCGCGAGCCTGCCGGTGCTGACGCCCTACCTGGCGAGCCAGTGGGTGAACCTGGTGACGCCGATTCCGCGCGCGCTCGCGGTGCCGATTATCTCGAGCCTGCAGTACGACGCAGTGCGCAGCGAGCACGACATCGACGACTACATCGAGCCGCCCGCCGCCGGGCTCACGGGCTATCGGCTCGCCGTGCGCTACGCGCTCGCCAAGATGCGCGAGGGCGAAGTCGAGACGAGCTGGCAGAACTCGACCGTGCAGGGTGCGCCGAGCGACCTGCTGCCGAGCGACCCCGAGTGGAGCGGCCACACCGTCTTCACCGACCGGCAGGAGGCCGAGTCGTCGGCCCCGCCCGAGGCGCTCTGGCGCGTGGTCGAGGGCATCGGCGGCGACAACGGCTGGTACTCGCTGCCGGTGGCCTGGGCGGCACGCGGCTGGCTCGACAAGCTCGTCGGGGGAGTCGGGCTGCGGCGCGGCAGACGTGACCCCGATCGACTCGCCCAGGGCGAGGCGCTCGACTTCTGGCGTGTCGAGCGGCTTGAGCGCGGGCGCTTCTTGCGGCTGCGTGCCGAGATGAAGCTGCCCGGGCGCGCGTGGCTCGAGTTCACGGTCGAGAAACGACCGGGCGGGCGCTCACGGCTCGTGCAGCGCGCCATCTTCTTTCCGTCCGGGCTCGGCGGGCGGCTCTATTGGGCGGCGGTCTTCCCCTTCCACGGCATCATCTTCTCGGGCATGGCGCGGTCGATCGCGGCAACGGCGGCAACGACTCGTGGCCGCTCGCTCGGCGGCTCACGAGCAGCGAACGACGTTCAGGTCACAGAACGGTAA
- a CDS encoding A/G-specific adenine glycosylase has protein sequence MQTTGNEQRRASIPPRVIAWFAENARDLPWRRPGFSAWGTLVSEIMLQQTPVARVIPRLEQWLARWPTPDALAADSPAEAVRAWDRLGYPRRALRLHAAAVAISEQHGGVVPDDVDALLSLPGIGDYTARAVAAFAYGKPVPVVDVNTRRVLARAVTGLGEAGPARTRADLATMQALLPSDPADARAFNAGAMELGQTVCVARSPKCAACPIAELCAWRAAGYPEYEGPAAPRQTRFEGSDRQVRGLIMRELRLSDTPVPAEVIEQLWPDSVQRERALAGLLADGLAIGSVDEGYGLPGSHSG, from the coding sequence GTGCAGACCACGGGCAACGAACAGCGGCGTGCGAGCATCCCGCCCCGCGTCATCGCGTGGTTCGCCGAGAACGCGCGCGACCTGCCGTGGCGGCGGCCCGGGTTCAGCGCGTGGGGCACGCTCGTGAGCGAGATCATGCTGCAGCAGACGCCGGTCGCACGGGTGATTCCCCGGCTCGAGCAGTGGCTCGCACGCTGGCCCACCCCTGACGCGCTCGCTGCTGACTCCCCCGCCGAGGCCGTGCGCGCGTGGGACCGCCTCGGCTATCCGCGCCGCGCCCTGCGTCTGCATGCCGCGGCCGTCGCGATCAGCGAGCAGCATGGCGGGGTCGTGCCCGATGACGTGGATGCTCTTCTCTCCCTGCCCGGAATCGGCGACTACACCGCCCGCGCCGTCGCGGCGTTCGCCTACGGCAAGCCCGTGCCGGTCGTCGACGTCAACACTCGCCGGGTGCTGGCCCGCGCCGTTACTGGTCTGGGCGAAGCCGGGCCCGCACGCACTCGCGCTGACCTCGCCACGATGCAGGCGCTGCTGCCGAGTGACCCTGCTGACGCGCGGGCGTTCAACGCCGGCGCCATGGAGCTCGGCCAGACGGTGTGCGTCGCCCGAAGCCCGAAGTGCGCGGCCTGCCCGATCGCCGAGCTGTGCGCCTGGCGCGCGGCCGGCTACCCCGAGTACGAGGGTCCGGCCGCACCCCGCCAGACGCGCTTCGAGGGCAGCGACCGCCAGGTGCGCGGGCTCATCATGCGCGAGCTGCGCCTCAGCGACACCCCCGTGCCGGCCGAGGTGATCGAGCAGCTCTGGCCCGACTCGGTGCAGCGCGAGCGCGCGCTCGCGGGCCTGCTCGCCGACGGCCTCGCCATCGGCTCGGTCGACGAGGGCTACGGCCTGCCCGGCTCCCACTCGGGCTGA
- a CDS encoding formylglycine-generating enzyme family protein has product MNGELKPGHDLVRIPAGEFVRGSDEFDLEAPERVEYLPAFEIDCYPVTVEQYAHFCAATGAPTPPDFPDANRRAVEPELRRHPVERVSWFEASAYAAWAGLRLPTEAEWERAARGQQGRRWPWGDTFDESRAVVWDNAKALGVTTVTIDRFPGGASVEGVHHLAGNVEEWVSDALRPYDGSSHRSPSADGTCRVLRGGSWFYTNEYARGSFRRGALPDFTGYDGAGGPGFRCARDVDEQAP; this is encoded by the coding sequence ATGAACGGCGAACTGAAGCCGGGCCACGACCTCGTGCGCATCCCGGCGGGAGAGTTCGTGCGCGGCAGCGACGAGTTCGACCTCGAGGCGCCCGAGCGCGTCGAGTATCTGCCCGCATTCGAGATCGACTGCTACCCCGTGACGGTCGAGCAGTACGCGCACTTCTGTGCAGCCACTGGTGCCCCCACGCCACCCGACTTTCCCGACGCGAACCGTCGAGCGGTCGAGCCCGAGCTACGGCGCCACCCCGTCGAGCGCGTGTCGTGGTTCGAGGCTTCGGCCTACGCCGCCTGGGCGGGCCTGCGCCTGCCTACCGAAGCCGAGTGGGAGCGCGCCGCGCGCGGCCAGCAGGGCCGTCGCTGGCCGTGGGGCGACACATTCGACGAGTCGAGAGCCGTGGTGTGGGACAACGCGAAGGCACTCGGCGTCACGACCGTGACGATCGACCGCTTTCCGGGCGGGGCGAGCGTCGAGGGTGTGCACCATCTCGCCGGAAACGTCGAAGAGTGGGTGAGCGATGCGTTGCGACCCTATGACGGCAGCTCGCACCGTTCACCGTCGGCCGACGGCACGTGCAGAGTGCTCCGCGGCGGTTCATGGTTCTACACGAACGAGTACGCCCGGGGCTCGTTCCGGCGCGGGGCGCTGCCCGACTTCACCGGGTACGACGGAGCCGGAGGGCCAGGGTTCCGATGTGCTCGCGACGTCGACGAGCAGGCCCCCTGA
- a CDS encoding formylglycine-generating enzyme family protein has protein sequence MEPAIAAVKGASTLVHVPEGYSWMGCDDYEREAPRRRVYVPEFWMDKYPVTNDDYAAYVDSTGARAPSYWQGGRIPEGYGDHPVMVNWLNACEYARWAGKRLPTEAEWEKAAGGGQGLVFPWGDRFDADRALTWETAAVTGVHSEPVTARPQGASPYGCEQMVGLVEEWVDDVYRGYAGSGYDSIGYQQGYRVLRGGSWIFSQTHARITYRCFEDEDLSDEHFWGLGGPTFRCASTVAPQLEARA, from the coding sequence ATGGAACCCGCCATCGCCGCCGTCAAAGGCGCGAGCACGCTCGTGCACGTGCCCGAGGGCTACTCGTGGATGGGCTGCGATGACTACGAGCGCGAAGCGCCGCGCCGCCGTGTGTATGTGCCCGAGTTCTGGATGGACAAGTATCCGGTGACCAACGACGACTATGCGGCCTATGTCGACAGTACGGGTGCTCGAGCGCCCTCGTACTGGCAGGGCGGCCGCATCCCGGAAGGGTACGGCGACCACCCCGTCATGGTGAACTGGCTGAACGCCTGCGAGTACGCGCGGTGGGCGGGCAAGCGTCTGCCGACCGAGGCGGAGTGGGAGAAGGCGGCGGGAGGCGGGCAAGGGCTGGTCTTTCCGTGGGGAGACCGGTTCGATGCCGACCGCGCGCTGACCTGGGAGACCGCGGCCGTCACGGGAGTGCACAGCGAACCGGTGACTGCGCGACCCCAGGGCGCATCACCCTACGGCTGTGAGCAGATGGTCGGCTTGGTCGAGGAGTGGGTCGACGACGTCTACCGCGGGTATGCGGGCAGCGGCTACGACTCGATCGGGTACCAGCAGGGCTATCGAGTGCTGCGCGGCGGCAGTTGGATCTTCTCGCAGACCCACGCCCGCATCACCTACCGGTGCTTCGAAGACGAAGACCTCTCTGACGAGCACTTCTGGGGGCTCGGCGGGCCCACCTTCCGCTGCGCGTCGACCGTGGCGCCTCAGCTCGAGGCTCGGGCATGA
- a CDS encoding PucR family transcriptional regulator, whose translation MALTVHDLVTLPALAAAAPQIVSGSPDRGVRWVHTSEIFDIATLLKGGEALLTSGLGLVGANESRLRAYARSLREIDVGALLFEVGRTFSEVPPAIIDELRESPVALVRLDGVVPFIDITEAAHRLILDAESMSLRASDRATTRFMEVLLNGGGVAGILGSIDDLTGAPAAFIDSEGREIAATGTVPQYARELERPVEVFGERRGSIRSAAAVTADHRVIIDRGAAAMALELTRSGPTMPTRRYAHEQLLQSLLSGDISVTELEARARSLGIVIGQANSVVAVACFIAPGRGIDDGYVHLVDTVPRAFGPSIIGRVGPSVVFISALDRSQPLDSVRSTLTRVTTAPSGLFRSVTAGEIVDTWGDVPSSLRAALDAANLAPLLGQNAVMLAEDTALFRLLRTIDDAGGLDDFVTAQLGAVLEFDARRGSELLSTLIELFRAGGSRTAAARALGIRRQTLYDRIDRLESLLGADALTDSARAVTLHVATLAWAITTRTARAPVGLSDRTRRTSYSAESNSR comes from the coding sequence GTGGCTCTCACCGTGCATGACCTCGTGACGCTGCCGGCGCTGGCAGCCGCAGCGCCCCAGATCGTCAGCGGGAGTCCCGATCGCGGAGTGCGCTGGGTGCACACCTCAGAGATCTTCGATATCGCCACGCTGCTCAAGGGCGGTGAGGCGCTGTTGACCTCGGGGCTCGGGCTCGTCGGTGCGAACGAGTCGCGGCTGCGCGCCTATGCCCGATCGCTCAGAGAGATCGACGTGGGCGCTCTCTTGTTCGAAGTCGGCAGAACCTTCAGCGAGGTTCCCCCTGCCATCATCGACGAGCTGCGCGAGTCGCCCGTCGCCCTGGTGCGGCTCGACGGCGTGGTGCCGTTCATCGACATCACCGAAGCCGCGCACCGCTTGATTCTCGACGCCGAGTCGATGTCGTTGCGGGCCTCGGATCGTGCGACGACCCGTTTCATGGAGGTCTTGCTCAACGGTGGCGGCGTCGCCGGCATTCTGGGCTCGATCGATGACCTCACGGGGGCTCCTGCCGCGTTCATCGACAGCGAGGGCCGCGAGATCGCCGCGACCGGAACGGTGCCGCAGTACGCACGCGAGCTCGAGAGACCGGTCGAGGTGTTCGGTGAGCGCCGCGGATCGATCCGCTCGGCAGCTGCGGTCACCGCCGACCACCGCGTCATCATCGACCGTGGTGCGGCGGCCATGGCGCTCGAGTTGACCCGCTCGGGCCCCACGATGCCGACACGGCGCTATGCGCACGAGCAGCTGCTGCAATCGTTGCTCTCGGGAGACATCTCGGTGACCGAGCTCGAGGCGCGCGCACGTTCTCTCGGCATCGTGATCGGGCAGGCGAACTCGGTGGTCGCCGTGGCGTGCTTCATCGCACCAGGGCGCGGAATCGACGACGGCTATGTGCACCTCGTCGACACGGTGCCCCGAGCATTCGGGCCATCGATCATCGGGCGCGTGGGCCCCAGCGTCGTCTTCATCAGCGCACTGGACCGCTCGCAGCCGCTCGACTCGGTGCGAAGCACCCTGACGCGAGTGACCACGGCACCGAGCGGACTCTTCCGCTCGGTCACAGCAGGCGAGATCGTCGACACGTGGGGCGACGTGCCCTCGTCTCTTCGAGCCGCCCTCGATGCCGCGAACCTGGCGCCCTTGCTCGGGCAGAACGCGGTGATGCTGGCAGAAGACACCGCCCTGTTCCGGCTGCTGCGCACCATCGACGACGCAGGGGGCCTGGACGACTTCGTCACGGCGCAGCTGGGTGCCGTGCTCGAGTTCGACGCCCGACGCGGTAGTGAACTGCTGAGCACTCTCATCGAGCTGTTCCGCGCCGGGGGCAGCCGCACAGCCGCAGCTCGTGCGCTGGGCATCAGACGCCAGACGCTCTACGACCGCATCGATCGGCTCGAGTCGCTGCTCGGGGCCGATGCCCTCACCGATTCCGCGCGAGCCGTGACTCTGCACGTCGCAACGCTCGCCTGGGCGATCACCACCCGAACGGCGCGAGCGCCCGTCGGCCTGAGTGACCGAACTCGACGCACCTCCTATTCCGCAGAGAGCAATTCGCGGTAG
- a CDS encoding nucleoside hydrolase yields the protein MTRRMIIDTDTAADDSFAMLVGLRHPSAQLEAVTIVAGNVAFDQQVQNALITIEQAGRRGEVPVHLGARTPLLREWVEASAHGDGKGNHAWPVPTQAPSDERAAEAIVRIVDENPGEIDIVAIGPLTNIATAVALDRDLPRKARSLWIMGGCENSIGNITAAAEYNFYVDPEAAQLVLAAGFETTIVTWTLTLERALWTSEQLEQLAALGTPLAEFFRILDTPNLEFNRTVGIDGSTHPDSLTAMLLVRPDLIRASRQLYVEVDTRPGLTSGYSLMDDRPTRNAPNATVITDIDAEGFFAAYRELLSAE from the coding sequence GTGACTCGACGCATGATCATCGATACCGACACGGCCGCTGACGACAGCTTCGCCATGCTGGTCGGGCTTCGCCACCCCTCGGCTCAACTCGAGGCTGTGACGATCGTCGCGGGCAACGTCGCGTTCGATCAGCAGGTTCAGAACGCCCTCATCACAATCGAGCAGGCCGGTCGGAGAGGCGAGGTGCCGGTGCACCTCGGCGCCCGAACGCCGCTGCTGCGCGAGTGGGTGGAGGCGAGCGCCCACGGTGATGGCAAGGGCAATCACGCGTGGCCCGTTCCGACACAGGCGCCGAGCGATGAGCGGGCCGCTGAGGCGATCGTGCGCATTGTCGATGAGAACCCGGGCGAGATCGACATCGTCGCGATCGGGCCGCTCACCAACATCGCGACGGCCGTGGCACTCGATCGCGATCTGCCGCGAAAGGCCCGCTCGCTCTGGATTATGGGAGGGTGCGAGAACTCGATCGGCAACATCACCGCGGCGGCCGAGTACAACTTCTATGTCGACCCTGAGGCCGCCCAGCTCGTGCTCGCTGCCGGATTCGAGACCACGATCGTCACCTGGACGCTCACGCTCGAGCGTGCACTATGGACGAGCGAGCAGCTCGAGCAGCTCGCCGCGCTCGGTACGCCGCTCGCCGAGTTCTTCCGCATTCTCGACACCCCGAACCTCGAGTTCAATCGAACCGTGGGCATCGACGGCAGCACGCATCCCGACTCGTTGACGGCCATGCTTCTCGTGCGCCCTGATCTCATCAGAGCGTCGCGGCAGCTCTACGTCGAGGTCGACACTCGACCGGGCCTCACCAGCGGGTACTCACTCATGGACGACCGCCCGACGCGCAATGCTCCGAACGCGACGGTCATCACCGACATCGACGCGGAGGGATTCTTCGCGGCCTACCGCGAATTGCTCTCTGCGGAATAG
- a CDS encoding MFS transporter gives MTIAADVEQLRVLAPEFVAGMERHRRRNMTLMVLEGGTFALAMSLLSETTIIPAFVQALTGSAFLVGLVGAVWALGRYLPQLVGAHLVLGRRRRKPLFLTIVIAERVAILLIAIAASLAGVLTTELVIVLFFLAFAAYSTTVGLLGPVYGDFIAKAITVARGWVFGLVQLLGGVLGFLAALGAERLLATYPFPLGNQIAFWAALGLSLLSIVFVANLVDHEFPVAEARPPFRHTLAGVPRMLAEHRHYRRYLTARAAMAAATGGVGFVVVAGLAGPLQAPDAALLAAAFVLAQAVIGFGLGVLGNRTGYRVVVVVGALLLVCGMLTAAVADSLLLFALACALLGGANSLTFVCDPSMSIEFAPPGRTSVYLGTTLTLLAPFFIAGPLLAGALVPIVGPTTIFVSCGFLAAIGGVLALAFRDPRAGGALMSNAIIQQKEIL, from the coding sequence ATGACGATCGCGGCCGACGTCGAGCAGCTGAGAGTTCTTGCTCCAGAATTCGTCGCGGGTATGGAACGCCACCGGCGTCGCAACATGACGCTCATGGTGCTCGAGGGCGGCACGTTCGCCCTGGCGATGTCGCTCTTGAGCGAGACCACGATCATCCCCGCCTTCGTGCAGGCCCTGACCGGCAGTGCCTTCCTCGTCGGGCTCGTCGGCGCAGTGTGGGCGCTGGGCCGCTATCTGCCGCAGCTGGTCGGTGCCCACCTGGTGCTGGGCCGACGGCGGCGCAAACCGCTGTTTTTGACGATTGTCATCGCCGAGCGGGTGGCGATTCTGCTCATCGCGATCGCCGCCTCACTCGCGGGGGTGCTCACGACTGAGCTCGTGATCGTGCTGTTCTTTCTCGCCTTCGCGGCCTATTCGACGACCGTCGGTCTGCTGGGCCCTGTCTACGGAGACTTCATCGCCAAGGCGATCACCGTGGCGCGCGGATGGGTGTTCGGCCTCGTGCAGCTGCTCGGGGGCGTGCTCGGCTTCCTCGCCGCGCTCGGAGCCGAGCGGCTGCTGGCGACCTACCCTTTTCCGCTCGGAAACCAGATTGCCTTTTGGGCAGCACTAGGCCTCTCGCTGCTGTCGATCGTCTTCGTGGCGAATCTGGTCGACCACGAGTTTCCTGTCGCCGAGGCACGCCCGCCCTTTCGTCACACCCTCGCCGGTGTGCCCCGCATGCTCGCAGAGCACCGTCACTACCGTCGCTACCTCACGGCGCGCGCGGCCATGGCGGCCGCGACCGGGGGAGTCGGCTTCGTCGTGGTCGCTGGTCTCGCGGGGCCGTTGCAGGCGCCCGATGCGGCTCTGCTCGCGGCCGCATTCGTGCTCGCGCAGGCCGTCATCGGCTTCGGTCTCGGTGTGCTCGGAAATCGCACCGGCTATCGCGTCGTCGTGGTGGTCGGCGCGCTGCTTCTGGTGTGCGGGATGCTCACCGCAGCGGTCGCCGACAGCCTGCTTCTGTTCGCACTGGCCTGCGCGCTGCTCGGCGGTGCGAACTCGTTGACCTTCGTGTGCGATCCCAGCATGTCGATCGAGTTCGCGCCACCGGGCCGCACGAGCGTCTACCTGGGCACGACTCTGACGCTGCTGGCGCCGTTCTTCATCGCGGGGCCATTGCTCGCCGGGGCGCTCGTGCCGATCGTGGGCCCCACCACGATCTTCGTGAGCTGTGGGTTTCTGGCGGCGATCGGCGGCGTGCTCGCGCTCGCCTTCCGCGATCCGCGCGCGGGCGGCGCCCTCATGAGCAACGCCATCATCCAGCAGAAGGAGATTCTGTGA